A single region of the Blastopirellula marina genome encodes:
- a CDS encoding DUF4145 domain-containing protein, which produces MSAKLPTTSSSFVCGIETRKPRFGLFRKIFDRTFCPQSGSYCVRLGGWQNGQINVGANNWRIVVAEKQYSGSQKCGHCHNVAPMEILAKAVVDEVEEHSDEDGYRSGVFIERNTYKLFKCSSCSKTILTVEFYCSGMNPDDPDVSILYPQLNSSLVGLPEKVQKAYNSAQRVRRVDANSYAVQLRRTLEFICKDQQASGNTLAAKLRDLSNRNLIPDKLSEIAKHLKDFGNVGAHADDFDISEAEIPLLDSLARAVAEYIYTAPALAKQAEERFKKLKGDE; this is translated from the coding sequence GTGTCGGCGAAGTTGCCAACGACGAGCAGCAGCTTTGTCTGCGGGATCGAAACAAGAAAGCCTCGTTTCGGCTTATTTCGGAAGATTTTTGACCGAACTTTTTGTCCTCAAAGTGGGTCGTATTGTGTTCGGCTTGGTGGCTGGCAGAATGGTCAGATCAATGTTGGTGCGAATAATTGGAGAATCGTGGTGGCAGAGAAACAATATTCCGGGTCTCAGAAGTGCGGGCATTGCCACAACGTAGCTCCAATGGAGATTCTGGCGAAAGCTGTAGTTGACGAGGTAGAGGAGCATAGTGATGAGGATGGCTACCGCTCAGGCGTATTTATAGAACGCAATACATATAAGTTGTTCAAGTGTTCCTCGTGCAGTAAGACAATACTTACTGTCGAATTTTACTGTTCGGGCATGAATCCCGATGATCCAGATGTTTCAATTCTCTATCCGCAACTGAACTCTTCACTCGTAGGTTTACCGGAGAAAGTCCAGAAAGCTTACAACTCTGCCCAGCGTGTTCGCCGAGTTGACGCCAATTCCTACGCTGTTCAACTACGGCGAACGTTGGAATTTATTTGCAAGGATCAACAGGCAAGCGGGAACACGTTGGCAGCGAAGCTCAGAGACCTTTCAAACCGTAATTTGATTCCTGACAAACTGAGCGAAATTGCTAAGCATCTCAAGGACTTTGGAAACGTTGGAGCACATGCAGACGATTTTGATATTTCTGAGGCAGAGATTCCACTGCTTGACTCGCTTGCTCGTGCAGTTGCCGAATACATTTACACTGCCCCGGCGTTGGCTAAACAGGCTGAAGAGCGTTTCAAAAAATTGAAGGGCGATGAATAA
- a CDS encoding DUF6908 domain-containing protein — MKSLDQKATRIFLKLVEGMKRIGSNRKIDNTEGVFMPVCVEVIGKPTTKPRLVSPGLVVSVTHYHEVERDLVTDPEVTFLWTGKNIFPMTFEQGGMCYRQWVKIEDGRISYHKGGQADLAMFCNEWMRNIADQQEL; from the coding sequence GTGAAATCATTAGATCAGAAAGCAACTCGTATCTTCCTGAAGCTGGTCGAGGGAATGAAACGCATCGGGTCAAATCGGAAGATTGACAACACCGAGGGTGTCTTCATGCCGGTCTGCGTGGAGGTGATTGGGAAGCCAACCACGAAACCTCGTCTGGTGTCACCGGGCTTAGTGGTTTCGGTCACGCATTATCACGAGGTCGAGCGTGATCTAGTCACCGATCCAGAGGTTACGTTCCTGTGGACTGGGAAGAACATTTTCCCGATGACGTTTGAGCAGGGTGGCATGTGCTACCGGCAGTGGGTAAAGATCGAAGACGGCAGGATTTCGTACCACAAGGGAGGGCAGGCTGATCTTGCGATGTTTTGCAACGAGTGGATGAGGAATATTGCTGACCAGCAGGAATTGTGA
- the thrS gene encoding threonine--tRNA ligase: MLEVILPDGSKKEFDHAVTPMEVAADIGPGLAKATLAGEVDGNIVGFDTKLPEEGTVNLRLLTKKDEEALGVMRHSCAHIMARAVMRLFDGVQLAFGPTIEGGFYYDFDLEHKLSEEDFPAIEAEMKKIIKEDEPFERIERNRDESLQVVKDLGQKYKIEHIETGLKDHASMSFYQQGEFIDLCRGPHIPRPKAIGAYKILSVAGAYWKGDSNNRQLQRLYATAFFTKEDLEAHLTKIEEAKRRDHRVLGKQLDLFSINPLVGQGLILWSPKGTIIRNLLTEFVGEQLKKFEYLPVVTPNIGKVDLYKISGHYPYYKDSQFAPIHQAEDEEYLLKPMNCPHHIMIYKSRPRSYRELPYRLSEFGTVYRYEQSGELNGMTRVRGFTQDDAHIFCTDEQVEDEFRKCIQMTQYVLSSLGLTDYRVRLGFRDPDSGKYVGKEAVWDAAEAALVRVCKNMGITATAEAGEAAFYGPKADFVVNDCLGREWQLGTVQLDYNLPSAERFDLEYIGKDNQPHRPVMIHRAPFGSLERFMGVLIEHFAGAFPLWLAPEQIRLLTVSQKFDEYAQKVEKELLAAGFRVSGDYRPEKIGAKIRAAQLELIPYMFIIGGREMEEEAVSVRDRIDGDLGSMKIPQAIEKLQEEVANRVVRQVFKGSAGLGTSGTATTSEGY; this comes from the coding sequence ATGCTCGAGGTCATTCTTCCCGACGGATCCAAGAAGGAATTCGATCACGCCGTCACCCCCATGGAGGTCGCTGCCGATATCGGTCCCGGCCTGGCCAAAGCGACCCTTGCCGGCGAAGTCGACGGCAATATCGTGGGCTTCGATACCAAGCTGCCTGAAGAAGGCACCGTCAACTTGCGACTGTTGACCAAGAAGGACGAGGAAGCGTTGGGGGTTATGCGGCATAGCTGTGCCCACATCATGGCCCGAGCCGTCATGAGGCTGTTTGACGGTGTGCAGCTCGCGTTTGGTCCGACCATCGAAGGGGGTTTCTACTACGACTTCGACCTTGAGCACAAGCTTTCCGAAGAAGACTTCCCGGCCATCGAAGCCGAGATGAAGAAGATCATCAAGGAAGACGAGCCGTTCGAGCGCATTGAACGCAATCGAGATGAATCACTGCAGGTCGTCAAAGACCTGGGACAGAAGTACAAGATAGAGCACATCGAGACCGGCCTGAAAGATCACGCGTCGATGTCGTTCTATCAGCAAGGCGAGTTCATCGACCTGTGCCGCGGGCCCCATATTCCGCGTCCGAAAGCGATTGGGGCCTATAAAATCCTGTCGGTTGCTGGTGCCTACTGGAAAGGGGATTCCAACAATCGTCAGCTGCAGCGGCTGTATGCGACTGCCTTCTTTACCAAGGAAGACCTGGAAGCCCACCTAACCAAAATCGAAGAAGCCAAACGCCGCGACCACCGCGTGCTAGGCAAGCAGTTGGATCTGTTCTCGATCAATCCGCTGGTAGGGCAGGGGCTTATCCTGTGGTCCCCTAAGGGGACCATCATTCGTAACCTGCTGACCGAGTTCGTTGGCGAACAGCTAAAGAAGTTCGAGTACCTGCCGGTCGTGACTCCGAACATCGGCAAGGTCGACCTGTACAAGATCTCGGGACACTATCCTTATTACAAGGACAGCCAGTTCGCACCCATTCATCAGGCCGAGGATGAAGAATACCTCCTCAAGCCGATGAATTGCCCGCACCATATCATGATCTACAAGTCTCGGCCGCGTAGTTACCGTGAATTGCCGTACCGCTTGTCGGAATTCGGTACCGTTTACCGCTACGAGCAGTCAGGCGAATTGAACGGCATGACCCGCGTGCGTGGGTTCACCCAGGACGATGCTCACATCTTCTGCACCGACGAACAAGTCGAAGACGAGTTCCGCAAGTGCATCCAGATGACTCAGTACGTGCTGAGCAGCCTGGGCCTGACCGACTACCGCGTCCGCTTGGGTTTCCGCGATCCCGATAGCGGCAAGTACGTTGGCAAGGAAGCAGTGTGGGATGCCGCCGAAGCCGCCCTGGTTCGTGTGTGCAAGAACATGGGCATCACTGCGACTGCCGAAGCAGGCGAAGCCGCGTTCTACGGTCCGAAGGCCGACTTTGTGGTGAACGACTGCCTGGGCCGCGAATGGCAACTGGGTACTGTGCAGTTGGACTACAACCTGCCTAGTGCCGAGCGTTTCGACCTGGAGTACATCGGCAAGGACAACCAGCCGCACCGGCCGGTGATGATCCACCGTGCTCCGTTCGGCTCGTTGGAACGCTTCATGGGTGTGCTGATCGAGCACTTTGCCGGCGCGTTCCCACTATGGCTGGCACCGGAACAGATTCGCCTCCTGACGGTCAGCCAGAAGTTCGACGAGTATGCCCAGAAGGTCGAAAAAGAGCTGCTGGCCGCCGGCTTCCGAGTTAGTGGCGACTATCGCCCTGAAAAGATCGGGGCCAAGATCCGTGCCGCTCAGTTGGAACTGATTCCGTACATGTTCATCATTGGTGGACGCGAAATGGAAGAAGAAGCCGTTTCGGTACGCGACCGCATCGATGGCGACCTGGGATCGATGAAGATCCCCCAAGCGATCGAGAAACTGCAGGAAGAAGTGGCCAATCGCGTGGTTCGCCAGGTCTTCAAAGGATCGGCCGGCCTGGGGACCTCCGGCACCGCCACCACCAGCGAAGGCTACTAA
- the infC gene encoding translation initiation factor IF-3, which produces MHYPFPSLKGSLAIALRNTSRDRDRDQNRDQTRINDRIRISPIRVIAADGEQLGVLPTDEALSIAREAGLDLVEVAPGAKPPVCRIMDYGKYKYQQSKKQHKNQSHHTKTKEIRLRPKTGDHDIEFKVKQAISFLKHKDKVQVSVQFKGREMAHVEEGHRVMAQVIELLAEVGKVESPPKQMGRRIMATVSPKAG; this is translated from the coding sequence TTGCATTACCCGTTTCCTAGCTTAAAAGGATCACTAGCCATCGCCCTGCGAAACACGTCTCGCGATCGAGACCGCGATCAAAATCGCGACCAGACTCGAATCAACGATCGCATTAGAATCTCGCCCATTCGAGTCATTGCTGCTGATGGAGAACAATTAGGCGTTCTGCCCACCGACGAAGCCTTGTCGATTGCTCGCGAAGCAGGATTAGACCTGGTCGAAGTTGCCCCTGGTGCCAAGCCACCGGTGTGCCGCATCATGGACTACGGTAAGTACAAGTACCAACAAAGCAAGAAGCAACACAAGAACCAGTCGCACCACACCAAGACGAAGGAAATCCGCCTGCGTCCGAAGACGGGCGACCACGATATCGAGTTCAAGGTCAAGCAAGCGATCAGCTTCTTAAAGCACAAAGATAAAGTCCAGGTTTCGGTCCAGTTCAAGGGTCGTGAAATGGCACACGTGGAAGAAGGCCATCGCGTTATGGCTCAAGTGATCGAACTGCTCGCGGAAGTGGGCAAGGTTGAATCGCCCCCGAAACAAATGGGACGCCGCATCATGGCGACGGTGTCTCCCAAAGCCGGCTAA
- a CDS encoding glycosyltransferase has product MKSSVIVTTHNRSYYLDKVLHGYVHQTVKPHQVVIADDGSTDDTPEIIQKHQQQADFPIVHAWHPFSGMPQISKARNAATRQCTGEYLIYTDGDCIPGPMFVADHQRLAKQGYFTQGRRNFLNYKAFETFHGTENTWQLFKHWLNGGLTKLHLLVRIPGLAVRSRGMKGIRGCNIATWRSDVEAINGWNEEFVGFWREDSEFITRLMRTGVKRQNALYSAILFHMEHEKFFNQEDFDRNNAIWEKSKTGPIFIENGMMPPPRLLPINADNAAPETAIRKAA; this is encoded by the coding sequence ATGAAATCTTCGGTCATCGTTACCACCCACAATCGGTCGTACTACCTCGATAAGGTACTGCACGGCTACGTTCATCAAACCGTCAAACCACACCAGGTGGTAATCGCGGACGACGGATCGACCGATGACACGCCCGAGATCATCCAAAAGCATCAACAGCAGGCCGACTTCCCGATCGTTCATGCCTGGCATCCTTTCAGTGGCATGCCCCAGATCAGCAAGGCCCGCAATGCGGCCACGCGGCAATGCACCGGTGAATACCTGATCTATACCGACGGCGACTGCATCCCAGGTCCGATGTTTGTGGCCGATCACCAGCGGCTCGCCAAGCAAGGCTATTTCACCCAAGGACGCCGAAACTTCCTCAACTACAAAGCGTTCGAAACGTTTCACGGAACTGAGAACACCTGGCAGTTGTTCAAGCATTGGCTCAACGGCGGGCTCACGAAGCTACACCTGCTGGTTCGCATCCCAGGCCTGGCCGTTCGTAGCCGCGGGATGAAAGGGATCCGAGGTTGCAATATCGCCACCTGGCGTAGTGACGTCGAAGCTATCAACGGCTGGAACGAAGAGTTTGTCGGCTTCTGGCGCGAGGACAGCGAGTTCATTACCCGCTTGATGCGTACCGGTGTGAAGCGACAAAACGCTCTCTACTCGGCGATTCTGTTCCATATGGAACACGAGAAGTTCTTTAACCAGGAAGACTTCGATCGCAACAACGCCATCTGGGAGAAGTCGAAGACCGGCCCGATCTTTATCGAAAACGGGATGATGCCTCCTCCCCGTTTGCTGCCGATCAACGCCGATAATGCGGCCCCAGAGACTGCTATCCGAAAAGCCGCGTAA